From a region of the Pieris rapae chromosome 22, ilPieRapa1.1, whole genome shotgun sequence genome:
- the LOC110992902 gene encoding low-density lipoprotein receptor-related protein 4 isoform X3 — translation MVPCGIVDFSAFTMLSQQMLILNIVAVFIVHTGSCDDAIPHSRYTNGSLEPPAPDTRSVGRVPPYQPPNIGIPGPMQVPGIRPHNPYTRVDAWHPIGRVYINPRDSYVVADDIDDGADDGGCHVPCTKEYFACQASCTCIELEKRCDGNTDCKDNEDEAGCSRSCDEQDNRTLCHGTNVCISFDWLCDGDNDCGDFSDETHCGSDLNCTEAQFSCTNGLCIHKEWVCDGDNDCRDNTDENHCSKDKCRDNQFMCISGDCIPLHWRCDKEADCPDDSDEIHCPVDLLRCGENEIQCDNGKCVRKDFRCDGDNDCGDWTDEDSCPLLPGNCKTTEYKCNDGRCIPKSWRCNMDRDCTDGDDELNCEALGIRNCTADEFTCEDRRCISKTWLCDGVRDCSNGEDETNCEVNCEEDQYMCKLQTHSAFRNCVNRKHVCDGMKDCPQGDDEEKCPKKRKCSGRDKCERECITTHDGKPACSCPIGYLLNEDGYSCRDIDECMYEQDPVCSQTCSNTQGSFRCGCMTGYVLRPDERSCKATGESPTLLFSNSIGVRKVWLSGDNYVTVLKGLHNAVALDYHYKKKLLFWTENNMKVIRVAPLESNNMTDVIRWGLETPSGVAVDWIHDLLFWTDSGTRRVEVATLNGLQRAVLAASDLDKPRAIAVHPGDALVFWTDWGPHPKIERADMDGSRRKSVIVDEIFWPNGLTIDYTESKIYWADAKHHVIEKASFDGRDRKRITSKGVPHPFALTVFEDAIYWTDWHTKSISTINKKTGMGMQTIHASLQVPMDIQSYHPLRQSTTYKNRCGSNNGGCSHLCLPNSSGCTCRCPIGFNLKSNGRTCEDTPEKLLLFARRKDIRLKLLNPRKQMDSLDMVIPVDSIKSAVALDWDHARKRIFWTDVEKDTINRAYLNGSNQTVVVNTNLISPAGLAYDWITDKLYWTDAGTNRIEVSNSNGTMRSLLAWENIDKPRDIVVDPKGGVMYWSDWGLNPCIEKADMDGGNRRRLIFGDMTWPNGLALDLANNRIYWTDGNRTIEYANLDGTGRTVLIGQHLPHPFGLDLYGDEVFWTDWDTNSIQAANKFTGKNRRTLGAGVEGLMDVRVFHKDRKGGSNRYSCSRNNGGCSHLCLLKPNGRTCACPTGVKLLEDGKRCADGPVNFLIFAHRVDIRFVSFDVPYLVDVVFPFRGLKNVLGVDVDHQTGLIYWTDTAERVIRRGDRYGSQIKTIITRGLQTADSLAIDSTGRKIYWTDGGRNSIEVAELDGSNRKVLVWTGLDSPRGIALHYERGYMFWSDWGTEAKIERADMDGTHRRVIVSQSVEWPNGLAVDRLENRLYWNDAKANTIESADFNGWARRTILSNVPYPYGIVIVGQYIYWTDWKTKALHRADKNNVQDQIIIRENLEGLMDIRAIQSDYKLENVCGTNNGGCSHLCLRNSHGFSCACPTGLLFENDTTPEPKICKKHPENFLTFATRTSMTIISLDTPELKDINIPVQHMESSIAIDFHWDKKLIFYTDVKLHEIRTLNMENMTENKMIVNTTLETPNGLAVDWIADNLYWTDNKYKVVEVAKLDGSSRKVLVSGLDEPRSVAVFPAKGYLYWSDWGENPSIERAALDGTARKIIVDHDLGFPNGLTIDYVERRLYWTDALKNRIDTSDLNGLHRVQLVPDAKNPFGMTQFCEFIYWTDWNKKAVMRAEKNTGKNVTAVSSNFEMAMEIKAVSHQRQHGWNPCMEDNGGCTHFCFFRGHDYICACPDHSDYVCSTTPKQKVELRMPSHYPPNYDYMDYEHIELATPAPESRSHTGAIIIGVSIVVVIIIGAVAIGFVCLRVLKDRDGELKETHRDSSCHITFHNPNYEQTNSEEKKINRLQGIFRYEKQEVLPAVSKSSPAKLAPRTFRITKQ, via the exons CTATTGGACGAGTTTACATAAATCCGAGGGATTCTTACGTGGTGGCCGATGATATTGATGATGGAGCTGATGACGGTGGATGCCATGTGCCATGTACCAAAGAATATTTCGCTTGTCAG GCATCCTGTACCTGCATCGAGCTCGAAAAGCGGTGCGATGGCAATACGGACTGTAAGGACAACGAAGATGAAGCCGGCTGCAGCAGGTCATGCGATGAACAGGACAACCGCACGCTCTGCCACGGCACCAATGTCTGCATCTCCTTTGATTGGCTCTGCGATGGGGACAATGACTGCGGTGACTTCTCCGATGAGACTCATTGTG GTTCAGACTTGAACTGTACCGAAGCGCAGTTCTCGTGTACCAACGGATTATGCATTCATAAAGAGTGGGTCTGCGATGGAGACAACGATTGCCGCGACAACACGGATGAAAATCATTGCTCAAAAGACAA ATGCAGAGACAATCAGTTCATGTGTATATCGGGCGACTGCATTCCTCTTCATTGGCGATGCGACAAGGAGGCCGATTGCCCTGACGACTCGGACGAGATCCATTGTC CTGTCGATCTCTTACGATGCGGCGAAAACGAAATTCAGTGCGACAATGGCAAGTGCGTGCGTAAAGACTTCCGCTGCGACGGTGACAACGATTGTGGTGACTGGACCGATGAGGACTCTTGCCCTCTTCTGCCTGGAAATTGCAAAACCACCGAGTATAA gtgCAACGATGGAAGATGCATCCCTAAGAGTTGGCGATGCAACATGGACAGAGACTGCACCGACGGTGACGACGAACTCAACTGCGAAGCACTCGGAATACGGAACTGCACTGCAGACGAGTTCACGTGTGAGGACAGGCGTTGCATATCG AAAACCTGGTTATGCGACGGCGTCCGCGACTGCTCCAATGGTGAGGACGAAACAAATTGTGAAGTAAATTGTGAAGAAGACCAATACATGTGCAAGTTACAAACACATTCAGCGTTCCGAAATTGTGTGAACAGAAAACACGTCTGTGACGGCATGAAGGACTGTCCTCAGGGTGACGATGAAGAAAAATGTCCAAAGAAGCGAAAATGTTCCGGAAGAGATAAATGTGAGAGAGAATGCATCACCACTCATGATGGAAAACCAGCATGTTCTTGCCCTATTGGTTATCTCCTGAATGAAGACGGTTACAG ttGCCGAGACATCGACGAATGTATGTACGAGCAGGACCCAGTTTGCTCCCAGACGTGTTCTAATACTCAAGGCAGCTTCCGCTGTGGATGTATGACGGGCTATGTACTGCGACCAGACGAACGTTCTTGTAAAGCAACTGGAGAATCACCTACATTGCTATTTTCAAACAGCATCGGTGTCCGCAAG GTGTGGTTATCCGGAGATAATTACGTCACAGTTCTAAAAGGACTGCACAATGCAGTCGCCTTGGACTAccattataaaaagaaattactcTTTTGGACTGAAAACAACATGAAGGTCATCCGAGTGGCGCCTTTAGAGAGCAACAATATGACAG ATGTGATACGATGGGGATTGGAAACACCAAGCGGGGTGGCGGTTGACTGGATTCACGATCTTCTCTTCTGGACGGATTCGGGGACGCGAAGAGTTGAAGTGGCAACGTTAAATGGATTACAGCGAGCGGTTTTAGCGGCCAGTGATTTAGACAAACCCAGGGCTATCGCTGTACATCCAGGAGACGCTCTAGTATTCTGGACGGATTGGG GTCCACACCCTAAAATCGAGCGGGCTGATATGGACGGCAGCAGACGCAAGAGTGTCATCGTGGACGAAATCTTTTGGCCTAATGGTCTCACTATCGACTACACGGAGTCCAAGATATATTGGGCAGATGCTAAACACCACGTCATCGAAAAGGCTTCGTTTGATGGAAGAGATAGAAAACGG ATAACAAGCAAAGGTGTACCTCATCCCTTCGCACTAACGGTATTTGAAGACGCCATCTATTGGACGGACTGGCACACAAAGAGCATATCCACTATCAATAAGAAAACCGGCATGGGCATGCAGACAATACACGCGAGCTTACAAGTGCCCATGGACATACAGAG TTACCACCCTTTACGACAGTCGACCACCTACAAGAACCGTTGCGGCTCTAACAATGGCGGCTGTTCACATCTTTGTCTCCCAAACAGTAGCGGATGCACTTGTCGCTGCCCGATCGGCTTCAATCTTAAATCTAACGG TCGCACGTGTGAAGATACACCtgagaaattattattgtttgcaAGAAGAAAAGATATACGACTGAAACTTCTGAATCCACGTAAACAGATGGACTCTTTGGACATG GTAATACCGGTGGACTCGATCAAATCGGCGGTCGCCCTCGACTGGGATCACGCCCGGAAGAGAATATTCTGGACGGACGTGGAAAAAGACACCATAAATAGAGCTTACCTTAATGGATCCAATCAGACTGTCGTCGTGAACACGAATTTAA TATCTCCGGCCGGATTAGCCTACGATTGGATAACAGATAAGTTGTACTGGACAGATGCAGGCACTAATAGGATAGAGGTTTCCAACTCAAACGGTACCATGAGAAGTCTTCTGGCTTGGGAGAACATTGACAAGCCACGAGACATCGTAGTCGATCCCAAAG gTGGCGTTATGTACTGGTCAGATTGGGGTCTAAACCCGTGTATAGAGAAGGCAGACATGGATGGCGGTAATCGAAGACGCTTGATATTCGGGGATATGACGTGGCCCAACGGCCTGGCTCTGGACTTGGCGAACAATCGAATTTACTGGACGGACGGTAACCGTACCATTGAGTACGCAAACCTTGATGGCACCGGACGTACTGTATTAATCG GCCAACACCTCCCACATCCCTTCGGACTCGACCTTTACGGTGACGAAGTATTCTGGACTGACTGGGACACGAACTCCATACAAGCTGCGAATAAGTTCACCGGAAAGAACCGCAGAACGCTGGGCGCAGGCGTCGAAGGACTGATGGACGTTAGGGTGTTCCACAAGGACAGGAAGGGTGGAAGTAACCG TTACAGTTGCAGCAGAAACAATGGTGGCTGTTCTCATCTCTGCCTTTTGAAACCCAACGGAAGAACGTGTGCGTGTCCTACGGGAGTAAAACTTTTG gaGGACGGTAAAAGATGCGCGGATGGCCCAGTCAATTTCCTGATATTCGCTCATCGCGTAGACATTCGCTTCGTCTCCTTCGATGTCCCGTACCTGGTCGATGTCGTGTTCCCATTCCGAGGACTCAAAAATGTTCTTGGAGTCGATGTCGATCATCAAACTG GTCTGATTTACTGGACGGATACCGCAGAGCGGGTTATTCGTCGCGGAGATAGATATGGCTCCCAGATCAAGACCATCATCACCCGAGGACTGCAGACGGCGGACAGCCTCGCCATCGACTCTACGGGCAGGAAG atCTATTGGACTGACGGAGGTCGAAATAGCATTGAAGTAGCGGAACTAGATGGCTCTAATCGAAAAGTACTCGTGTGGACAGGATTAG ATTCTCCTCGCGGCATCGCTTTGCATTACGAACGAGGCTACATGTTTTGGTCTGACTGGGGAACAGAGGCGAAGATTGAAAGAGCTGACATGGACGGAACTCATAG GCGTGTAATTGTATCCCAAAGTGTGGAATGGCCCAATGGTCTAGCCGTAGATCGCTTAGAAAACCGTCTCTATTGGAACGACGCTAAAGCAAACACTATCGAGAGCGCGGACTTTAATGGATGGGCCCGAAGGACCATTCTTAGTAATGTGCCATACCCGTACGGCATCGTTATTGTGGGCCAGTACATCTATTGGACTGACTGGAAAACTAAAGCTCTGCATAGAGCCGATAAGAATAATGTGCAAGACCAAATCATTATACGGGAGAATCTCGAGGGACTGATGGATATTCGAGCGATTcag agtgACTACAAGCTGGAAAATGTCTGTGGCACAAACAATGGTGGATGTTCACATCTGTGTCTTCGAAACTCTCACGGGTTCTCCTGCGCATGTCCCACTGGATTGCTCTTCGAGAACGACACGACACCGGAGCCCAAGATTTGCAAGAAGCACCCGGAAAACTTCCTCACGTTCGCCACCCGTACCAGCATGACGATAATTTCTCTCGACACTCCCGAGTTAAAAGATATCAATATTCCTGTACAACACATGGAGAGCTCTATCGCGATAGACTTTCATTGGGATAAGAAACTAATATTCTACACTGATGTTAAACTTCATGAAATCAG GACATTGAATATGGAAAACATGACAGAAAACAAAATGATAGTGAACACAACCCTAGAGACGCCGAACGGTCTCGCCGTCGACTGGATAGCTGACAATTTGTACTGGACTGACAATAAATATAAG GTGGTGGAGGTGGCTAAGCTGGATGGAAGTAGTAGAAAAGTCCTAGTGTCAGGCCTAGATGAACCGCGATCTGTGGCTGTGTTTCCAGCAAAAGG GTATTTATACTGGAGCGATTGGGGAGAGAATCCTAGCATAGAAAGAGCGGCGTTAGACGGAACCGCGAGGAAAATTATCGTCGACCATGATCTAGGTTTTCCGAATGGACTAACCATTGACTACGTAGAACGAAGATTATACTGGACAGACGCCTTGAAGAATAGGATCGACACTTCTGACCTGAACGGTCTTCATCGCGTTCAACTTGTGCCAGATGCAAAGAACCCCTTCGGAATGACCCAG ttttGCGAATTTATCTATTGGACGGATTGGAATAAGAAGGCCGTGATGCGCGCAGAAAAGAACACAGGAAAGAACGTGACAGCAGTTAGCTCCAATTTTGAAATGGCTATGGAGATAAAGGCAGTATCGCACCAGCGGCAGCACGGCTGGAACCCGTGCATGGAGGATAACGGCGGGTGCACACATTTCTGCTTCTTCAGAGGGCACGACTACATATGCGCTTGCCCCGACCACTCCGACTACGTTTGTTCTACAA CACCGAAACAGAAGGTGGAGCTCCGTATGCCCTCTCACTACCCGCCTAACTACGATTACATGGACTACGAACATATCGAGTTGGCCACTCCCGCTCCAGAATCACGATCTCACACCGGAGCCATAATCATCGGGGTGTCTATCGTGGTCGTCATCATCATTGGAGCTGTGGCTATTGGCTTTGTTTGTC TACGTGTGCTCAAAGACCGTGACGGCGAATTGAAAGAAACCCACCGAGACTCGAGCTGCCACATCACTTTCCACAATCCGAATTATGAACAAACGAATTCAGAAGAAAAAAAGATTAACCGCCTCCAAGGAATCTTCAGATACGAGAAACAGGAG GTGTTGCCGGCCGTCTCCAAGTCATCTCCTGCAAAACTAGCGCCGCGCACCTTTAGAATTACAAAACAGTAG